Below is a window of Syntrophales bacterium DNA.
TAAAATTACCGATGTATCTTTCGGATATGAAAACATCCCTGTTCTCGAAAATGTTTCCCTGGATCTCTTCGAGAGGGATTTTCTTCTGCTCATAGGCCCCAATGGAGGTGGAAAGACAACGCTTCTGAAACTCATCCTCGGGATCATCAAGCCGTGGAGCGGCTCTATCCGTATTCTCAGAGATGTCGCCGGACGACTGGGATATGTCCCACAGTTTGCAAGTTTCAACAGAAATTTTCCGATCAGTGCCCTGGAGATGGTTCTCACGGGATGTATTAGTCCGCAAAATTACCTCAAGAGGTACACAAAAGACGATATGGAAAAAGCTGATATGATCCTCGAAAAGGTAAATCTACATGATAAGCGGCATGAAAACGTCAAAGACCTCTCCGGTGGTCAAATTCAGAAGGTGCTTATCGCCCGTGCCCTTGTTTCTGAACCGGCGGTCCTGCTCCTGGATGAACCTACAGCATCAATTGACATCACGTCAAAAACCAGCCTCCTGGATTTTCTGAATGAACTCAATGAAAAAATGACCATCGTCGTTGTAACCCATGATCCGACACCCTTCGCCCTCACATACAGGCACATCGCCTGTCTGAACAAAAATCTCTACTTCCACGAAAGGGGGGAATTGGATGCCCATATCTTAGAGCATGTCTATGGTTGCCCCGTAGAATTGTTAGGTCATGGCATCCCTCATACCCTTTTAAAGAAACATTGACATACCTTAAATAGCAACGATACCGATGGAGAATATTTTATCTTACGAATTCATGCAGAATGCTATCTTGACCGGCATCATGGCCAGTATCATCTGCGGTTTCATAGGACCTTTCATTGTAACGAAACGGATGGTTTTTATCAGCGGTGGCCTGAGCCACACCGCATTAGGTGGTCTGGGCATCGCCTATTGGCTGGGAGTAAAACCCCTCTACGGGGCAACCGCTTTTGTTCTCTTAGCTGCGGGGATCATCGGAAATTTGGAAGAAAAGATAAGTGACCTGTTTATCGGTATCCTGTGGGCTGTAGGGGTGGCCGTGGGAATCATCTTTATCCACATGACGCCGGGGTACACCCCCGATCTGATGACCTTTCTGTTCGGGAACATCCTGATGGTACCACGGACAGATGTCATCATTACCCTGATTTTATTGTTCCTCGTAACCTTGCCGATATTCATCTTCTACAAAGGCTTTGTGTCTGTCGCCCTCGATGAAGAGTACGCCCGGGCCAGGCAGTTGCCCGTAAAGGCGCTAAACATGGGGCTGATTATCCTGGTCGCCCTCTCCATCGTGACACTGATTCAGGTAGTCGGTATCATCCTGGTCATCGCACTGCTTACCATCCCCGTGGCGATTGCCGGCGAGATGTCCATGAATTTTAAGCGGATCATGTTGCTTTCCATCGTATTCGGCATCGTGATCTGCCTTTCCGGGCTTTTCCTCTCCTATTTCCTCGAATTACCGTCCGGGGCCTCGATCGTTCTTATCGGTGGTATGCTCCTTATCCTGGTCAAAGGCGCCAAAAAGNNNNNNNNNNNNNNNNNNNNNNNNNNNNNNNNNNNNNNNNNNNNNNNNNNNNNNNNNNNNNNNNNNNNNNNNNNNNNNNNNNNNNNNNNNNNNNNNNNNNGACACTTGACTTTCCCCTTCCCTGCCCTTACTATAACTCAACGGAGGTCTTAATTATGATAAGGCAATTTTCCTTTACAGGTGCAAAAAAGATTGTTTTCGGAGGAGGTTCCTTTGATACGTTGACTGAACATATCCGGGAGTTGAAGGGTGCCCGCCCCATGGTTGTTCTCGACAGAAATCTCGCCGTGGCAGGCTTCAGGGATAGAATCTCGGATCTCCTCAACAAGGAAAAGCTTAAATTTACCCTCTTTGATCGGGTTGAGGCAGAACCACCGCTGGAGCTGGCCGATGAAGGGGCCGGAATTGCCCGGAAAGAGAAATGTGATATTGTGGTGGGCATCGGTGGGGGAAGCGCCATGGATGTCGCCAAGGCCATCGCCGTCCTGGCGGCAAACAGGGGAAAGGCCGTAGATTATCTTGGATTAAACAATGTCCCCGGCCCCGGTTTACCAAAAATCATGATCCCCACAACCGCCGGAACGGGGAGCGAGGTGACCTTTACGGCTGTGTTTATCAGGCGTGATCTTAAAAAGAAGGAAGGAATGAACAGTCCTTATCTCTACCCCGACCTGGCCGTTCTCGATCCCCTCCTTACCGTGAGTCTCCCCCCGCATCCAACGGCCACAACGGGGATTGATGCCCTCTGTCACGCTGTCGAGTCCTACACCTCGATCAATGCCTCTCCCATGAGTGAACTGTTTTCCTTAGAGGCGATCAGCTTAATTGCCTCGAACCTGAGAACCGCTGTCCATGATGACAGCAACGCTCCAGCAAGGGAACAGATGCTTCTGGGGAGTCTTTACGCCGGTCTGGGTCTGGCCAACGCCGGTGTTACTGCCGTACATTCACTTTCCTATCCCCTCGGTGGTAAATACGGCGTGCCACATGGTCTCGCCAATACCGTTATGCTGCCCGCCGTGATGACATTCAATCTACCGGCTGCTCTCGAAAAATTCGCCGTCATGGCGCAGGCGATGGGAGAAGTGATTGATGGTCTATCCACCCGTGAAGCGGCCTCTCTAACAGTGAAGGCGGTGGAAACACTGATTAAAGACTGCGGCATCCATACAAAACTGAAAGACCTCGATATCCCGGAGAAGGATTTCCCCGAACTGGCCGGCGCTGCCATGACCGTGGCAAGACCCCTCGAGAATAATCCCCGTAAAGTAACCCTCGAAGATGCCATAAAGATATACGGGCAGGCTTATTAAGTCGTACGTCGTAAGTCGTAAGTCATAAGACGTATGACATAAGACGTATGACATAGTATCTTAGAATGCGAGCAAAATGGAGGCAAAAAGATGGCTGGTGCGGAACTGATTGGAAAAGAAGAAATAAAGGAAGTGATAGATGTCCTAAAGACAGGGGTCCTCATGCGGTACGGATTTGATAAAGAACGAAAGGGAATCTTCAAGGTCAGGGAATTTGAGGAGGCGTTTACACGATACTGCGGTTCTAAATATGCCCTCGGTGTCACGTCCGGTTCCTCGGCGCTCAAGGTGGCCCTCACGGCCATGGATGTAGGGCCGGGAGATGAAGTTATCTGCCCGGCCTTTACCTTTGTGGCCACTTATGAGGCGGTGTTAGAGGTCGGGGCAATCCCCGTCATGGCGGACATAGATGAATCCCTGAACCTGGATCATAAAGACATGGAGTCAAAAATCACCCCCCTGACAAAGGCGGTGATCCCCGTCCACATGTGCGGGGTGCCAGCCAGGATTGATAAAATTATAGAGACGGCGAGAAAGCATAACCTTATGGTTCTGGAAGATAATGCCCAGGCCTGCGGGGGAAGCTACCAGGGCAAAAAATTAGGGAGCTTCGGCGACATGGGGA
It encodes the following:
- a CDS encoding iron-containing alcohol dehydrogenase, which translates into the protein TLDFPLPCPYYNSTEVLIMIRQFSFTGAKKIVFGGGSFDTLTEHIRELKGARPMVVLDRNLAVAGFRDRISDLLNKEKLKFTLFDRVEAEPPLELADEGAGIARKEKCDIVVGIGGGSAMDVAKAIAVLAANRGKAVDYLGLNNVPGPGLPKIMIPTTAGTGSEVTFTAVFIRRDLKKKEGMNSPYLYPDLAVLDPLLTVSLPPHPTATTGIDALCHAVESYTSINASPMSELFSLEAISLIASNLRTAVHDDSNAPAREQMLLGSLYAGLGLANAGVTAVHSLSYPLGGKYGVPHGLANTVMLPAVMTFNLPAALEKFAVMAQAMGEVIDGLSTREAASLTVKAVETLIKDCGIHTKLKDLDIPEKDFPELAGAAMTVARPLENNPRKVTLEDAIKIYGQAY
- a CDS encoding ABC transporter ATP-binding protein codes for the protein MTYDLRLATCVKITDVSFGYENIPVLENVSLDLFERDFLLLIGPNGGGKTTLLKLILGIIKPWSGSIRILRDVAGRLGYVPQFASFNRNFPISALEMVLTGCISPQNYLKRYTKDDMEKADMILEKVNLHDKRHENVKDLSGGQIQKVLIARALVSEPAVLLLDEPTASIDITSKTSLLDFLNELNEKMTIVVVTHDPTPFALTYRHIACLNKNLYFHERGELDAHILEHVYGCPVELLGHGIPHTLLKKH
- a CDS encoding iron chelate uptake ABC transporter family permease subunit, giving the protein MENILSYEFMQNAILTGIMASIICGFIGPFIVTKRMVFISGGLSHTALGGLGIAYWLGVKPLYGATAFVLLAAGIIGNLEEKISDLFIGILWAVGVAVGIIFIHMTPGYTPDLMTFLFGNILMVPRTDVIITLILLFLVTLPIFIFYKGFVSVALDEEYARARQLPVKALNMGLIILVALSIVTLIQVVGIILVIALLTIPVAIAGEMSMNFKRIMLLSIVFGIVICLSGLFLSYFLELPSGASIVLIGGMLLILVKGAKK